A single region of the Chryseobacterium sp. 6424 genome encodes:
- a CDS encoding glycoside hydrolase family 10 protein, whose translation MKYPSYSLLMAAMLLVSACKSKPVVTKPTTEKPAKSVTIPVKPSPEAALQNLKLPEIKREFRGAWVATVANINWPSRNNLTTSQQKEETIKLLDFLADLNFNAVVFQVRPAADALYKSMYEPWSPFLTGETGKAPQPFYDPLEFWITEAHRRGMELHVWLNPYRAHHTTSGKITNESMARKMPEEIVRLRNGTYWFDPSNEKTQDHVSKVVKDLVTRYNIDGLHFDDYFYPYREYNGGKDFPDERSWAAYRNTGGTLSRADWRRANVNKFIKRIYDEIKFEKKEVKFGISPFGIWKTGYPADVKGSSQYDELYADAKLWLNEGWVDYFSPQLYWRENGPQRFSSLLKWWQAENTQHRHLWPGLNTVGLKEVPDRPAEIIGQINTTRNIVTASSGEIHYSVAGLTGNPQMAAALKNGPYQEKALVPKSPWLSTETPEKPHLDYTASGNIVTAHWGVKDSEKVSTYILYTKYGDKWETMILPKLQNALSLPRNKAGEKLHTIVVKAVDRAGNESPYNARLIL comes from the coding sequence ATGAAGTATCCAAGTTATTCTTTATTGATGGCGGCTATGTTGCTGGTAAGCGCCTGTAAATCAAAACCTGTTGTTACGAAACCTACGACTGAGAAGCCTGCTAAAAGTGTTACCATACCGGTGAAACCTTCGCCAGAAGCCGCGTTACAGAATCTTAAGCTTCCAGAAATAAAAAGAGAATTTCGTGGTGCATGGGTGGCCACCGTGGCGAATATCAACTGGCCATCGCGTAACAACCTTACCACCTCGCAGCAAAAGGAGGAAACTATTAAGCTGCTGGATTTCCTGGCGGATCTTAATTTCAACGCTGTTGTATTTCAGGTGAGACCTGCTGCTGATGCACTTTATAAGAGTATGTATGAGCCTTGGTCGCCATTTCTGACGGGAGAAACCGGAAAAGCACCGCAACCCTTTTATGATCCGCTTGAGTTCTGGATTACCGAAGCCCACCGCCGTGGCATGGAGCTGCATGTTTGGCTAAATCCTTACCGCGCCCACCACACAACCAGTGGAAAGATCACCAACGAGTCGATGGCGCGTAAAATGCCCGAAGAAATCGTAAGACTCCGTAACGGCACATATTGGTTTGATCCCTCGAATGAAAAAACGCAGGATCATGTTTCAAAGGTTGTAAAGGATTTGGTGACACGCTATAATATTGATGGTCTGCACTTTGATGATTATTTTTATCCGTACCGCGAATACAACGGGGGTAAAGATTTCCCGGATGAACGTTCCTGGGCAGCCTATCGAAACACCGGTGGAACACTCAGCAGAGCAGACTGGCGGCGTGCTAACGTTAATAAATTCATCAAAAGAATCTATGATGAGATAAAATTTGAAAAGAAAGAAGTGAAATTCGGGATCAGCCCTTTCGGTATCTGGAAAACCGGTTATCCGGCAGATGTGAAAGGCTCTTCACAGTACGATGAGTTATATGCCGACGCCAAACTTTGGCTGAATGAAGGCTGGGTGGATTATTTCTCGCCGCAACTTTATTGGCGGGAGAATGGCCCACAACGCTTCAGTTCCCTACTGAAATGGTGGCAGGCAGAAAATACACAGCATAGGCATCTTTGGCCCGGCTTGAATACTGTTGGCTTGAAAGAAGTGCCAGACCGGCCCGCTGAAATCATCGGACAAATAAATACCACCAGGAATATCGTAACGGCCAGCAGCGGCGAAATTCATTACAGTGTAGCAGGTCTTACCGGCAATCCACAAATGGCGGCAGCGCTTAAAAATGGACCTTACCAGGAAAAGGCACTCGTGCCTAAGTCACCATGGCTAAGTACCGAAACTCCAGAAAAACCACATCTTGATTATACAGCCAGCGGGAATATTGTTACAGCACATTGGGGTGTAAAAGACTCTGAAAAGGTATCAACCTATATTCTCTATACAAAATACGGTGATAAATGGGAGACGATGATACTGCCCAAACTACAGAATGCCCTCTCATTGCCGAGAAACAAAGCAGGGGAAAAACTTCATACTATAGTCGTCAAAGCCGTAGACCGTGCCGGTAACGAATCGCCATACAATGCCAGACTGATCTTATAA
- a CDS encoding L-threonylcarbamoyladenylate synthase: MAKILKIHPENPQENLINEVVKVLNNGGIIIYPSDTVYALGCNIFDVRAMEKLAQIKKVKLEKAHFSIICNDLSHLSGFTKAIDTSVFRFLKSKIPGPFTFILEANKSLPLAYKGNKTVGIRVPDHVIPQLIVEKLGHPIASTSIKDEDEVIEYSTDPELIAEKYDHLVDIVIDSGYGDNVASTVVDLTSGEPEIVRQGKGEV, from the coding sequence ATGGCAAAAATACTTAAAATACATCCCGAAAATCCACAGGAAAATCTTATTAATGAAGTGGTTAAGGTTTTGAACAATGGTGGCATCATCATTTACCCCTCTGATACTGTTTATGCCTTAGGTTGTAACATTTTTGATGTCAGAGCGATGGAAAAACTCGCGCAAATAAAAAAAGTAAAGCTCGAAAAGGCACATTTTTCAATAATTTGTAACGACCTCAGTCATCTTTCAGGGTTTACTAAGGCCATCGACACCTCGGTTTTCCGCTTTCTGAAAAGTAAGATTCCCGGTCCGTTCACTTTCATCCTCGAAGCTAATAAAAGTCTGCCGCTTGCCTACAAAGGCAACAAAACAGTGGGAATCCGCGTGCCCGATCATGTAATCCCACAGTTGATTGTGGAAAAACTTGGCCACCCCATCGCCTCCACTTCGATAAAAGATGAGGATGAAGTCATTGAATATTCCACCGATCCTGAACTGATTGCCGAAAAATACGACCATCTGGTCGATATAGTGATAGACTCGGGCTATGGCGACAACGTAGCTTCTACGGTTGTAGATCTTACGAGTGGCGAGCCAGAGATTGTACGCCAGGGCAAGGGGGAAGTATAA
- the yaaA gene encoding peroxide stress protein YaaA has product MKIITSPAKLMKTGHLVETNQTTTPVFIKEAELIHTYLKEKTPRELAELMELSAKLADENWERNQHWVPNPTADESAPAMWAFTGEVYRGLDAPSLTPEATTYLQKNYRMLSGLYGLLKPSDRIMLYRLEMGRKFQFEQYKNLYEFWREKITAQLNSELKSDDILLNLASAEYFKAIDKKKLNATVIDFDFYEMKSGKPKTIVVYTKHARGLMVRYCAENLVENLDEVKAFNLAGYLIDEEMSTETKLVFTR; this is encoded by the coding sequence ATGAAAATCATTACCTCACCAGCCAAACTGATGAAAACCGGTCATCTTGTAGAAACCAATCAAACAACAACCCCGGTTTTTATTAAGGAAGCTGAATTGATACACACTTATTTAAAAGAAAAAACGCCCCGCGAACTCGCCGAACTCATGGAACTTTCTGCAAAGCTCGCAGATGAGAATTGGGAGCGTAACCAACACTGGGTGCCCAATCCCACCGCAGACGAATCTGCCCCCGCCATGTGGGCCTTTACCGGTGAAGTCTATCGCGGGCTCGATGCGCCTTCTTTAACCCCAGAAGCCACAACTTATCTTCAGAAGAATTACCGCATGCTTTCCGGTCTTTATGGGCTACTGAAACCTTCAGACCGCATCATGCTGTATCGGTTGGAAATGGGACGCAAATTTCAGTTTGAACAGTACAAGAATCTATATGAGTTCTGGCGCGAAAAGATCACAGCGCAGCTAAACAGCGAACTGAAATCTGATGACATTTTACTGAACTTAGCCAGTGCTGAATATTTTAAAGCCATTGATAAAAAGAAACTGAATGCCACCGTTATTGATTTCGATTTTTATGAAATGAAAAGCGGAAAACCCAAAACCATTGTCGTATACACCAAACATGCCCGCGGACTGATGGTACGTTACTGCGCTGAAAACCTCGTGGAAAACCTTGATGAGGTAAAAGCCTTCAACTTGGCAGGTTATCTGATTGATGAAGAAATGTCCACTGAAACCAAACTTGTTTTTACCCGATAA
- a CDS encoding acyl-CoA thioesterase, with product MNYHTRKWIKPEDLNPNHTLFGGRLLQWIDEEAALYSIVQLETPRCVTKYISEINFVSSARQGDIIEIGIEATAFGNTSITLTCVVRNMMTQQTIITIDKIIFVGIGEDGKPAKHGKTQIEYVADRLKRIEDENIH from the coding sequence ATGAATTACCATACCAGAAAATGGATCAAACCTGAAGACTTAAACCCAAACCATACACTTTTTGGCGGTCGATTGTTGCAGTGGATTGACGAGGAAGCAGCGCTCTATTCCATCGTTCAACTCGAGACTCCGCGTTGTGTGACCAAATATATTTCTGAGATAAACTTTGTAAGTTCGGCTCGGCAGGGTGACATTATAGAAATAGGGATAGAAGCTACCGCGTTCGGAAACACTTCCATCACGCTGACCTGTGTTGTACGGAATATGATGACGCAGCAGACCATTATTACGATTGATAAAATTATTTTTGTCGGCATCGGTGAAGATGGCAAACCTGCAAAGCACGGAAAAACCCAAATCGAATATGTCGCAGACCGCCTGAAACGTATCGAGGATGAAAATATTCATTAG
- a CDS encoding helix-turn-helix domain-containing protein — MKIFIRNMVCARCIAAVEDTFSNAGIALLYARLGEVETIQDLEINEIENIEKKLNSLGFEILTNAAKQEVEKVKTFIILTVNSLDIPEGFVLSKAVSAHVNKEYSSISKNFSQLENLTLEQFFIIQKIEKVKELLSYNEKYLSEIATCLGYKSVQHLSSQFKNATGFSPSEFKKTKLKNRLPLDEL, encoded by the coding sequence ATGAAAATATTCATTAGAAATATGGTTTGCGCTCGCTGTATCGCGGCAGTGGAGGATACATTTTCAAACGCTGGTATCGCGCTTCTATATGCCAGACTTGGGGAAGTGGAAACTATACAGGATCTGGAGATTAATGAGATTGAAAATATTGAAAAAAAACTGAATTCACTAGGCTTTGAAATACTTACGAATGCAGCTAAACAGGAAGTTGAAAAGGTAAAAACATTTATTATACTCACCGTAAACTCACTGGATATTCCCGAGGGGTTTGTACTGTCTAAAGCTGTTTCGGCTCATGTAAATAAGGAGTACAGCAGTATTTCCAAAAATTTTTCACAACTTGAAAATCTTACCCTCGAGCAGTTTTTTATTATTCAAAAAATAGAAAAGGTTAAAGAGTTGCTTTCATATAATGAAAAATATCTTAGTGAAATCGCCACCTGTTTAGGCTACAAAAGTGTGCAGCACCTGTCTTCGCAATTTAAAAATGCTACAGGCTTCTCACCTTCCGAGTTTAAAAAAACAAAATTGAAAAACCGTCTGCCACTGGATGAATTATAA
- a CDS encoding heavy metal translocating P-type ATPase: MENHNHKNIAKHPSERISPSSVYYCPMECEGEKVYFAPGTRCPVCNMFLVPIEERADYQNKPATYSKTNLPVSFKDKVGQYFCPMFCESDKTYPTDSGCPVCHMHLEEITEELVQHIAPAINDQPKIKVQAGKYYCPMYCEGDKVYDSNVGCPVCGMDLVKYPEKMQPKVYSCSMHPAETSSEPGDCPVCGMAMVAQAAPEAEDETYLLLKKKFTIAMLFTLPVFILSMGGMFIDFPFSHRVQGMLELGLTLPVLFYAGWFLMRRGWTSFRTWNLNMFSLIALGVGAAFLFSLVALIFPQVFPHEMRHDDRIPFYFEAVCVILTLVILGQLMEAAAHKRTGNAIKELMDLTPDEANLIHQGTEKRVPVSQIQIGDLIRVKPGEKIPVDGIVTEGTSSIDESMITGEPVPVEKFSGDKVTSGTINGNGVFLMKAEKIGDETLLSQIIQMVHDASRSRAPIQNLVDKVSKIFVPAVMLIALFTFFAWYFFGGEDRLTMAFVNAVAVLIVACPCALGLATPMSLMVGIGKGAKNGILIKDATALEQMQKVNILITDKTGTLTQGRPTVDDVFAIENADKAEILKLAAALNQNSEHPLASAVITEHLKHQSNFEKVTDFENVSGKGITGKVNGDQLLLGNAALLQHFNIEIPASIEHRIRQQQQQAKTISFLPKKAAY; encoded by the coding sequence ATGGAAAATCATAACCACAAAAATATCGCCAAACATCCAAGCGAACGTATTTCGCCAAGTTCTGTCTATTATTGTCCTATGGAATGCGAGGGCGAAAAAGTATATTTTGCGCCCGGCACGCGGTGTCCGGTTTGCAATATGTTTCTAGTACCGATAGAGGAACGTGCGGATTATCAAAACAAACCCGCAACATACAGTAAAACAAATTTACCGGTTTCCTTTAAAGATAAGGTAGGGCAATATTTCTGTCCTATGTTTTGCGAGAGTGATAAGACCTATCCTACCGATTCGGGTTGTCCGGTTTGCCACATGCATCTGGAGGAAATTACCGAAGAGTTGGTGCAACATATTGCCCCTGCTATAAATGACCAACCGAAAATTAAGGTCCAGGCCGGTAAATATTATTGCCCTATGTATTGCGAGGGCGATAAAGTGTATGACAGCAACGTAGGTTGCCCCGTGTGCGGTATGGATCTGGTGAAGTATCCTGAAAAGATGCAGCCCAAAGTATATTCATGTTCCATGCATCCGGCAGAAACGAGCAGCGAGCCCGGCGATTGCCCGGTATGCGGTATGGCGATGGTGGCACAAGCTGCACCAGAAGCAGAAGATGAAACTTACCTCTTGCTGAAGAAAAAATTTACCATCGCGATGCTGTTTACCCTTCCGGTGTTTATACTTTCAATGGGTGGCATGTTCATCGATTTTCCTTTTTCACATCGCGTACAGGGTATGTTAGAACTTGGGCTTACTTTGCCTGTCCTTTTCTATGCCGGTTGGTTCCTGATGAGACGTGGCTGGACTTCTTTCCGGACATGGAATCTCAATATGTTCAGTCTTATTGCATTAGGCGTGGGCGCCGCATTTCTATTTAGCCTTGTTGCATTGATTTTCCCGCAGGTTTTCCCGCACGAAATGAGACATGATGACCGGATTCCTTTTTATTTCGAAGCGGTTTGCGTGATCCTTACCCTCGTCATTTTAGGACAGCTAATGGAAGCCGCTGCACATAAAAGAACCGGTAACGCCATTAAAGAACTCATGGACCTTACACCTGATGAAGCCAACCTGATTCATCAAGGAACCGAAAAACGCGTACCGGTGAGCCAAATACAGATAGGCGATCTTATCCGTGTAAAACCAGGAGAAAAAATCCCGGTGGACGGTATCGTTACAGAGGGTACTTCTAGTATTGATGAAAGTATGATCACCGGTGAACCTGTGCCGGTCGAAAAATTTTCGGGTGATAAAGTGACCTCAGGAACCATCAACGGAAATGGTGTATTTCTGATGAAAGCCGAAAAGATTGGCGATGAGACACTTTTGTCGCAAATCATCCAGATGGTACATGATGCCAGCCGAAGCCGCGCGCCTATACAAAACCTTGTTGATAAAGTATCGAAGATTTTTGTGCCAGCCGTAATGCTAATCGCTTTGTTCACCTTCTTTGCTTGGTATTTCTTCGGCGGAGAAGACCGACTTACCATGGCATTTGTAAACGCCGTTGCAGTGCTTATCGTAGCCTGTCCGTGCGCACTGGGCCTCGCGACACCTATGAGTTTGATGGTGGGCATTGGTAAAGGCGCCAAAAATGGTATTTTAATTAAAGATGCGACCGCGCTTGAACAAATGCAGAAAGTCAACATCCTGATTACAGATAAAACAGGTACGCTTACGCAGGGCCGACCAACAGTGGATGATGTGTTTGCCATTGAAAACGCCGATAAAGCAGAAATTTTGAAACTTGCGGCGGCTCTCAACCAAAATTCTGAGCATCCGTTAGCAAGTGCCGTAATCACAGAACATCTGAAACATCAGTCTAATTTTGAGAAAGTAACCGATTTCGAGAATGTGTCCGGCAAAGGCATTACCGGAAAAGTGAATGGCGACCAACTTTTGTTGGGGAACGCGGCTTTGCTACAGCATTTTAATATCGAAATTCCCGCGTCTATAGAACACCGAATACGGCAGCAGCAACAACAAGCGAAAACTATATCATTTTTGCCAAAAAAGGCCGCTTATTAG
- a CDS encoding HAD-IC family P-type ATPase — MFAKKGRLLGFISFSDKIKDTSKRAMEELRRHHVEVVMMTGDHENTAKAVAHHLGISKYFAAQLPQDKLKYIKELQQNGNTVAMTGDGINDAPALAQANVGIAMGTGTDVAIQSADLTLLKGDLMGIAKARILSEKLLKNIRQNLFFAFIYNILGIPIAAGLLYPFFGILLSPMIAAAAMSVSSLSVILNSLRLNGIDLTIHHNR, encoded by the coding sequence ATTTTTGCCAAAAAAGGCCGCTTATTAGGTTTCATTAGCTTTTCAGATAAAATAAAAGATACCTCCAAGCGCGCGATGGAAGAATTACGCCGTCACCATGTAGAAGTAGTGATGATGACCGGCGATCATGAAAATACCGCAAAAGCAGTGGCTCATCATTTAGGTATTAGTAAATATTTTGCTGCGCAATTGCCCCAGGATAAACTTAAATATATAAAAGAGCTTCAACAAAACGGTAATACGGTGGCAATGACTGGCGATGGCATCAACGATGCACCGGCACTTGCCCAGGCCAACGTAGGAATAGCGATGGGAACCGGCACCGACGTGGCAATTCAAAGCGCCGATCTTACTTTACTGAAAGGCGACCTCATGGGCATCGCAAAAGCGCGCATACTCAGTGAAAAATTATTGAAGAACATTCGGCAAAACCTCTTTTTTGCATTCATTTATAACATATTGGGCATTCCGATTGCTGCCGGTTTGTTATATCCGTTCTTCGGGATCTTACTTAGTCCAATGATTGCCGCGGCGGCAATGAGCGTAAGTTCCCTTTCAGTAATTTTAAATTCTTTAAGACTTAATGGTATAGATCTTACGATCCATCATAATCGTTAA
- a CDS encoding type 1 glutamine amidotransferase domain-containing protein, whose product MSDLKNKKIAVLVADGYEQSELESPVAALEKAGAEVEIISLKSGEIKAMKDHEWSNSVKVDQTVGDAKVSDYDALLLPGGVLNPDAVRSDEKAISFVKEFFEANKPVAAICHGPQILITAEAVQGKKMTSYPAVAIDLKNAGAEWVDEEVVTDGNLTTSRKPDDLPAFNERIIKEFAK is encoded by the coding sequence ATGTCAGATTTAAAGAATAAGAAAATTGCCGTTCTCGTGGCCGACGGTTACGAACAGTCAGAACTTGAAAGCCCTGTAGCAGCTTTGGAAAAAGCCGGTGCAGAAGTTGAAATTATCTCCTTGAAATCAGGTGAAATCAAAGCCATGAAAGACCATGAGTGGAGCAATTCTGTAAAAGTAGATCAAACGGTGGGCGATGCGAAAGTTTCAGATTATGACGCGCTGCTTCTTCCGGGTGGCGTGCTCAATCCCGATGCGGTTCGCAGTGATGAGAAAGCCATCTCGTTCGTGAAAGAATTTTTTGAAGCCAATAAGCCTGTCGCCGCTATTTGTCATGGTCCGCAAATCCTAATTACAGCCGAAGCAGTGCAGGGTAAAAAAATGACTTCTTACCCTGCCGTTGCCATTGACCTTAAAAATGCTGGTGCCGAATGGGTGGATGAAGAAGTGGTGACCGACGGTAACCTTACCACCAGTCGGAAACCCGATGACTTACCTGCTTTCAATGAAAGAATAATTAAAGAATTTGCCAAATAA
- a CDS encoding DUF72 domain-containing protein, translated as MRQKIYIGCSGFSNRDWKGYFYPEDVASKDQLAYYATIFSTVEINTTFYRIPRITTLENWYNRSREGFGFFVKIPKTITHIKKLLDTKAETTEFCQHISTGMRDKLTGFLFQLPPSYHFSLENLEKVVQTVDPSYLNVVEFRHESWWTAEVMQRLESENIVFSGVSHPTNIHDEFISNHPTHAYYRLHGVPIMFKSEYTEAELDNLAREIKKSGRDTYIYFNNTWGTAAIKNALYLKKKLAVD; from the coding sequence ATGAGACAGAAAATATACATTGGCTGCTCTGGCTTTTCAAACCGGGACTGGAAGGGGTATTTCTATCCGGAGGATGTGGCTTCTAAGGACCAACTTGCTTATTATGCCACTATATTTTCTACAGTTGAGATAAACACTACTTTCTACCGTATTCCGCGTATTACGACTTTAGAAAACTGGTATAATCGCAGTCGCGAAGGTTTCGGTTTTTTTGTGAAAATACCGAAAACCATCACGCATATCAAAAAACTTTTGGATACGAAAGCCGAGACGACTGAATTCTGTCAGCATATTTCCACCGGTATGCGAGATAAGCTGACAGGATTTTTATTTCAGCTACCGCCAAGCTATCATTTCAGTTTAGAAAATCTAGAAAAAGTGGTACAGACTGTCGATCCTTCATATCTGAATGTGGTGGAATTCCGGCATGAATCATGGTGGACTGCCGAAGTCATGCAACGCCTTGAAAGTGAAAACATTGTATTCTCTGGTGTAAGTCATCCTACGAATATACATGATGAGTTTATCAGCAATCACCCAACACATGCCTATTATCGGTTACATGGGGTGCCGATCATGTTTAAATCTGAATATACAGAAGCGGAATTAGATAATTTAGCCAGGGAAATTAAGAAATCTGGCCGCGATACGTACATTTATTTCAACAATACCTGGGGCACAGCCGCAATAAAAAATGCTCTTTATTTAAAAAAAAAACTGGCAGTTGATTAA
- a CDS encoding polyprenyl synthetase family protein: MASIVEEIKKPINAEMKLFEQKFYESMQSNVPLLDKVTRFIVTTKGKQMRPMFVFLCAKLLGEVNAKTYRGASMIELIHTATLVHDDVVDESFKRRNFFSINALWKNKIAVLVGDYLLSKAVLLSTDHKDFDLLAVISRTIREMAEGELLQLEKARKLDITEEVYYEIIRQKTATLIAACCEIGVLSNDADESLAAKMMEFGTLTGMAFQIKDDLFDYLTSNIIGKPVGIDIKEQKMTLPLIYTLRAASEKDRKYYLNTIKRYNNDTKRVKELIAFVKDSGGLDYAIGVMKTYQQRAKDILNEFPESDARESLHLMLDYVIERKF, from the coding sequence GTGGCCAGTATTGTAGAAGAAATCAAGAAACCGATCAACGCAGAGATGAAACTTTTTGAACAAAAGTTTTATGAATCCATGCAAAGCAATGTCCCGCTGCTCGATAAGGTAACCCGGTTTATCGTAACCACTAAGGGGAAGCAGATGCGGCCGATGTTTGTCTTTCTTTGCGCTAAACTTCTGGGGGAAGTCAATGCAAAAACGTACCGTGGCGCTTCGATGATTGAGCTTATACATACCGCGACGCTTGTGCATGATGATGTGGTGGACGAAAGTTTCAAAAGGCGTAATTTTTTCTCAATTAATGCCTTATGGAAGAATAAGATTGCGGTTTTGGTGGGGGATTATCTGTTGTCAAAAGCGGTTTTATTATCAACCGACCACAAGGATTTCGATTTGTTGGCAGTCATTTCAAGGACCATTCGTGAGATGGCGGAAGGCGAATTGCTACAGCTCGAAAAAGCCCGTAAACTTGATATTACGGAGGAAGTATATTACGAGATCATCCGACAGAAAACCGCGACTTTAATTGCGGCCTGCTGCGAAATCGGTGTACTTTCAAATGATGCTGATGAAAGCCTGGCGGCCAAAATGATGGAATTTGGAACGCTTACAGGAATGGCTTTTCAGATCAAGGATGACCTTTTTGACTATTTAACTTCAAATATTATTGGGAAACCTGTAGGAATTGACATTAAGGAACAGAAAATGACGCTCCCATTGATTTATACATTAAGGGCTGCCTCTGAAAAAGACCGAAAATATTACCTCAACACCATTAAACGGTATAATAACGACACCAAACGCGTGAAAGAACTTATCGCATTCGTAAAAGACTCTGGTGGTTTGGATTATGCTATTGGTGTCATGAAAACTTACCAGCAGCGTGCAAAGGATATTTTAAATGAATTCCCGGAATCGGATGCCCGGGAATCTCTTCATCTGATGCTGGATTACGTTATTGAACGTAAGTTTTAA
- the rlmN gene encoding 23S rRNA (adenine(2503)-C(2))-methyltransferase RlmN has protein sequence MKDIRTLNLDQLTEYFRSIGEKPFRAKQVYDWLWSKNLHSIEEMTNLSKELREKIAQEYIINPISVDLLQKSKDGTIKNGVKLHDGLMVESVLIPTETRTTACVSSQVGCSLNCEFCATARLKRMRNLEVAEIVDQVALIDQQSKTYFDRPLSNIVFMGMGEPMMNYKNVVEAIKKITQPEGLGMSPRRITVSTSGIPKMIKMLADDDLRVKLALSLHSAIEEKRNEIMPFSSKFPLTEIMDSLKYWYEKTGNPVTFEYCVWKGINDQDEDIKALIRYCRQVPSKVNLIQYNPIGDGKYDQCNKEAEENYVRQLENAGITVLIRRSRGGDIDAACGQLANKTTGA, from the coding sequence ATGAAAGATATTAGAACTTTAAATTTAGACCAGTTAACGGAATATTTCCGGTCAATTGGCGAAAAACCCTTCCGTGCGAAACAAGTTTACGACTGGCTGTGGAGCAAAAACTTGCATTCAATTGAGGAAATGACCAACCTTTCAAAAGAATTGCGGGAAAAAATAGCACAGGAATACATCATCAATCCAATTTCTGTTGATCTGTTACAAAAATCCAAGGACGGGACCATAAAAAACGGCGTAAAACTGCACGACGGACTGATGGTAGAATCTGTACTGATTCCTACGGAAACCCGTACCACGGCCTGCGTATCCTCACAAGTCGGCTGCTCGCTGAACTGTGAATTCTGCGCCACCGCAAGGCTGAAGAGGATGCGTAATCTTGAAGTAGCCGAAATCGTAGACCAAGTCGCGCTGATCGATCAGCAAAGTAAAACCTATTTCGACCGGCCGCTTTCAAACATCGTTTTCATGGGAATGGGCGAACCCATGATGAACTATAAAAACGTAGTTGAAGCCATTAAAAAAATCACGCAGCCAGAAGGTCTGGGTATGTCGCCAAGAAGGATTACCGTATCCACCTCCGGCATTCCGAAGATGATAAAAATGCTGGCTGATGATGACCTGCGCGTGAAGCTGGCTCTATCCCTACATTCAGCGATCGAGGAAAAAAGGAACGAGATCATGCCGTTTTCATCTAAGTTTCCGCTTACAGAGATAATGGATTCTCTTAAATATTGGTATGAGAAAACGGGTAATCCTGTCACGTTTGAATATTGCGTGTGGAAAGGCATCAATGATCAGGATGAAGACATTAAAGCGCTAATCAGGTATTGCCGCCAAGTACCTTCAAAAGTTAACTTGATCCAATACAACCCGATTGGTGACGGTAAATATGACCAGTGTAACAAAGAAGCCGAAGAAAATTACGTACGACAGCTCGAAAATGCCGGCATCACTGTCTTGATTCGTCGCAGCAGAGGCGGAGATATTGACGCTGCGTGCGGACAATTGGCAAATAAAACTACAGGTGCATGA